The Arachis ipaensis cultivar K30076 chromosome B07, Araip1.1, whole genome shotgun sequence genomic interval CATGCATTTCAAGAAAAATCTAACCTAAAGGACTGGAAAATGGAAACACCTAATAAAGTTAGGGAAATAAAGAGGCATTTAATTGGAACTAGTTAACCTTGATAGCACCACAAAGACGGGAGGTGCAAAAATGTTGGGAACTTGGAACAAACACCATCATGGAATACAAGTTCCAAATAGTCATACAACAGATTCATTCACAGGGCATCTACAAGATGACATCATCCACCATTCTTCATTTTGTTTTCAAACATCACATAAACGTTTAAAGTAGtctctcaagcaaccaaaatagtATGTCAACAAAAATGCAAATAAGgtaaagtttttttttaaatgaaacaaGGTAAAGTTGCTAGAGggggtaaaaagaaaaaaagaagctaTTAAGAACAAAAGAAGTGCCTGGTGGTAACTCTAAACAAAAGAAGTGGTTGGTAGGATTCTTTGCAGTTGTCTGGAACATTTGGCTGGAACGAAATAGCAGAGTTTTTCAGAACCCTGTGACAGGAGTTGGTCCTTGAATGAATTAGGCTAATTTTATGGTGTCTATTAattattgtttaaattttatctaatttatttttttatagtaaattttaattttttaaaaattatttattgttatattttttaaattaaatattatttttaatcttttttaaaaaatagtcaTTATCTTTTAGGTACCATAATATTCACAAAGTATAAATATTAATAGTGATTTTTGTTGTGATAAGATTGAATAGGTGGATGTCCATTTTTAAGAGATAATGAATTTAATGAAGGTTGAAAATGTTACTTTTTGTATACCTATAAATAGGAGGCTAAACCTTAGGTAAACatagagcaataaacaattctctctcttttttacGTTGCaatacttctttttctttctttatatatatatacattacaaatttacaatatataatattagtaaatatattaatgatctctattatattgagataataATTGTGGTAAATACTACTACTAGAATTAGCTAATTatacttctttatttattttatattacctTATCCATATTTATTTAATTGTTTTACAATACGTTATCagtacgagactctgatcaaattttaggaagactccaggtaacaaatttttattatgtcgaaactctctcatcttgaattcaatgatcttgatatatctggaaacaattatttatcatggatattagattttgaaatccatcttgattcaatggatcttgaagatactattaaggctgaaaataatacatctcAAAAGAATATAACCAAAAACCATGATTTTCTTTCGTCCtcatcttgacgtatgattgaaaaatgaatatctcacattaaaagatcctacaaatatgtggaaagaccttgaaaaaAGATACAATCATTAAAAGACGATAATACTTCCTCAAGcctgatatgttagagaaaattttttcaaccttccatgcctcgaatgtgctcctacagcagcagtatcgagaaaaaggatttaaaaaatattttgagctaatttcttgccttTTTATTGCTGAGCGCAACAATGAGTTActcttaaaaaatcatgaagcacGCCCAGCTGGTGCcaccccatttcctgaagcaaatgtGGCAAATCATAACCccggaagaggtaaatggcaaaattttggtaataaaaaaaattatggaaggaagaagaattatattcacaagaaaggatctcaccagaagtgggataaagaaaaaacaatggaaaatgtaaatcaattgaggataaatgcttccgttgtgATGGAAAGGACCATTGGTCACGTACTTGTCGTACCcaaaggcacctagttgatctttatcaagcatcattgaaaaatgatgacaaaggaaaggaaataaattttgtttcaaatgatgaaaattccaccactcattatgatgtatctaatttctttgaggatcctaaaGGAAATAAtacatcattgatcaaatagccaatatttccttcagaatctttaaagaaattagatacatcataatgagtggtgaaattttcatcatttgaaacaaaatttgtttcatttcctttgtcatcctttttcaaaaatacttgATAAGGATCAACTAGAtaccttggggtacgacaggtacgtgaccaatggcccctttccaccacaacggaagcatttatcctcaattgatatactttgcccattgtttctttctttatcccacttttgGTGAGAtattttcttgtgaacataatttcttttccttccataatttttcttgttatcaaaatcttgtcatttacctcttctggggttataatttgccgcatttgctttAGGAAATGGGGCAGCGCCAACTGGGcacgcttcatgatttcttaagaggCAACTCAGTGTTGCGTTCAacaacaagaaagcaagaaattagctcaaaaaaaaaatttttaaatcctttttctcgattgctactgcaggagcacattcgaggcatggaaggtcaataaaattttctctaacatatcgggtttgaggagatatcaccgtcttttgatgattgttctttcttcaaggtctttccacagatctgcaggatcttttaatgtgagatattcatttttcaatcatacgtcaagatgacgacgaaagaAAATTATGGCTTTGGCTATATCtttctgggatgtattattttcagctttaatggtatcttcaagatccattgaatcaagatggattttagcatctagtatccatggtaaataattgtttccaaatatatcaaaagcattatattcaagatgagagagtttcgacataataaaaatttgttacctggagtcttcctaaaatttcgttagagcttcgtgctgataacgtgttataaaataactaaataaatatataaggaagagataacaaataaaataaaaaaatataattagagaGAAAAAGATGTCTTATTACTTTTGTTGTGTATTCCCTTTGCATTAGTACATGTATTTATAGGCACATAAAATTTACTTTTCAAACTTCTTCATTCTAAGAATTTATTTCCTTCAACGTAAGGAAAAAGTGCTACTCATAAATGGACATTCATCATCCTTATCTATCCGTGTCACAACACTAACAAGTTTTATAGCTCATATTTTTCACGTGTCCAATCTCAGCTTCCTTCATGCACCAGGCATTCAATTTTGAGATCAGTATACTCATTGTTCCATTGTTAAACACATAGAGATGTGCCTCATTGCCAGTAGCTAGCTTTGGATAAACTCTACTACTCATACAAACTCTTCCACCTTCCCCAAAACTCTCAATAATAGAGTGGTCAATCTGCACAATAACAACAAGTACTATATCAGATTAACAAGATGAAACAAGGAGAAAGTTAATCACAAGGAACCAATATACCAAGCTTCTAAGTGAAATTGTTCTGGGATTAGAATCTACATCAAAGAAAGTTCCATATGTTGTTTTATCAAGGCCATTCTGCAGTGAGGACCTGTGAAGTTGTAAACAAATTCAATCCTAAAATATATTATATGAACCAAAAATATTGAATTAGGGGGATACTCAAAGAAGCAACCTAACCTGCTTTGATCACTGCACATTAGGCCTACATATTTATTGGATGTTTTGTATACTCTAAAAGAAATTGCAGTATGCTCTCTTAAGTCTTTTGAAGCTAAAGCTAATAAACCAAATGGCCCTATTATGCCACTCCTTGGTGCATTACTACAGAGTAGTTGAGGATCAACACCACTGAGATCAAAGGATTCAGCATTTTCTAGTTCAGGAATCTCAAACAATACCTCTATATCAGCCTGGTTAACACACAACTTTAGTAGTCACTTGGAGGAAAATCTGAGAAGAAAAGACACTTTGATTTTACATTTTTCACTTACTTGTGATGCAGTGATACCTGATACTTCAAGTATTGATCCACCTCCGAGTTTCTCTCCATTAATACTGATGTTCTTGCTTCGCAGTTTTTCGACTTCTTCGATTGGCCACTGTACTAATCGGTTCCCACTTTTGTTATCAAGCCAAACTTGTCTTGGAATTGACTGCATACATGATACATCAAACTATGATCCTCCATATCTTAATGATTTCTACTTTAGGATATGAACAATGTTCAATGATGCTGTTTCATTAGGAGCAAGAGCAAAATGCATATCATGGAAAAGGATACCTGTACACCAGCCCAGCCTTTGTCAATATCATCTTTTTCGCTGTCGGATTCATTTACCCAACCCCACAATATTCTCCTGTTTTTAGCATAGTCAAAGAATGATTTGGAAGCATAGAATTTACCATAGTCATACCTCAAGTCCAAACTAGTTCCTGTAAATTTAGCATCAGCAATAAACCTCTCTTCATCAGAGAGATATTTTCCCACAAAATAGTAGTCATGTGCCATTCTTAGGTAGCCTACCTTCGCGACATGCCTAACACTCGAACTTTCGACAGATGAATCAACCCCATTAGTCCCATTGATGGACACTGGATAAAAATCCGGGCATTCACATACTCCAGTATTATCTGTTGCATAAAAAGGATTAGCATCTTCTAATTTCCAATTAACAAAATCCTCACTTTGGTACAAAATTGCCCTCCCTTGATCACCCTTTTGAGCACCAATGATTATTCTCCATTTACCATCCTTTCCATGCCAAGCAGTTGATGGATCTCTAAAATTGTCCACTTCAGCAACCTCACTAGGAATTATCACAGGGTTCTGAGTGTGTTTCACCCACTCCCTTAAAAAAGGGTCTGATAAGTTCTTTGGCATAGCCAAATTCTGAACTTGGTGCCTGTTATGATCAATACCAGTATACATGATAACAGGTTTTCCATCTAAGAGGATTGTGGCTGAACCAGACCAACAACTAATGATATCATATGCCTCACTTGGTTCAATAGCATTGTTTAGGTGAATCCAATTGATGAGATCATAGGACACTGAATGGCCCCATACTATTCCATCACCAAAAGTTGCTGCACTAGGGTTATGTTGGTAGAAAAGGTGGTAAACTCCTTTGTAATACATTGGTCCTGTCACAGATACATCAAAATAAGTCACCTGATCATACTTTTTGGATCTCATTGAAACAAGTAGTTCTAAACCTGTACTTCACATTCCACTGAAACAATACTTGTATAGCTTTATTtcatagagtaaagtatcgtttttgtcgcagggtaaatcctatttgtgtccctaacgtttaaatcgtcttatttgtatctctaacgtttgtaaaagtgattcaatgttatcctaccgtcaattacacatcatgagcgctttaatttgagttttaaaaatctcttcttgaagttagaatacaaatgtctggaatAGAattgatgatctactccgaaagatagctcatcaaatgttgaaactaattcctgcaacatttacataattcacttttctaagaacataattgaatctaaacacaaatagtgggtataatattaaaatcgaacacatttaagtgagacctaattgagaatgaatacatccaagtgagaataattgaaaaatataatctgatttgttagtataattgatagtaggataacattgaatcacttttataaacattaaggatacaaataggacgatttaaacgttagggacacaaataggacttatccCAAAAgttgggacaaaaacgatactttactctatttcATATTATGGGTCATTAGCAAAATCTCAAATTGAAAAGAGCAAAACGGGACAGTCTTGACAAAAGGGCAAAATATCCTTACCCTAAAACAAAATTTGTCAAATTTTTTCTCCATCCATAATTTAGAGATAACAGAACAAGGACAAACACaattttattatcttatctttgtcTCATATTTCTATATTTTCTATACTAAACATACTAACTAAAACATAGCCTTTTATATATTCAGAGGCTTACCATTAGGATCTGCATCATGAAGACATCCATGATCAAATTTTCTTCAGTGAAACTTGAAAAACCATATAGGAAAAGGATTAGTCAATGAaactgaaaataaataattaacagaGATACATGTTTCTAAGCTTAATGGGGGTGTGTAATACCGTTCATCCAATTTTGTGGAGGCTGAAAGTGATAAGAAGTTCGATAAGGCGGGTTTTCAGGTACCCTGTACTTGAAAGGATTGATAGTGTTAGTGTGTGGCCATGAATCAAATCCATTAGCAACGttttgcagaaaagtaaataaggCAAGTAACACTAATACTAGTGTTGCAGATATCTCCATGATGATAATATTAGATTTTCTCCTTCTTGTATTGGTGCCTATAACAGAtatttaatttagaattgtatGACTCAAGTTGTGTTCTTGAATCTTGACTATATAATAATCTAATGTATAATTGATTAAGGATAATGATTAAAAATTAGAAGTGAGGCCTACGCTAAACCAATCCGATTATTGAAGTGATGATATTGATAGCAAACCCttcatttgtttatttgtttaataATTCAGTTCTGTCTA includes:
- the LOC107606310 gene encoding beta-fructofuranosidase, insoluble isoenzyme CWINV3 isoform X2, encoding MYYKGVYHLFYQHNPSAATFGDGIVWGHSVSYDLINWIHLNNAIEPSEAYDIISCWSGSATILLDGKPVIMYTGIDHNRHQVQNLAMPKNLSDPFLREWVKHTQNPVIIPSEVAEVDNFRDPSTAWHGKDGKWRIIIGAQKGDQGRAILYQSEDFVNWKLEDANPFYATDNTGVCECPDFYPVSINGTNGVDSSVESSSVRHVAKVGYLRMAHDYYFVGKYLSDEERFIADAKFTGTSLDLRYDYGKFYASKSFFDYAKNRRILWGWVNESDSEKDDIDKGWAGVQSIPRQVWLDNKSGNRLVQWPIEEVEKLRSKNISINGEKLGGGSILEVSGITASQADIEVLFEIPELENAESFDLSGVDPQLLCSNAPRSGIIGPFGLLALASKDLREHTAISFRVYKTSNKYVGLMCSDQSRSSLQNGLDKTTYGTFFDVDSNPRTISLRSLIDHSIIESFGEGGRVCMSSRVYPKLATGNEAHLYVFNNGTMSILISKLNAWCMKEAEIGHVKNMSYKTC
- the LOC107606310 gene encoding beta-fructofuranosidase, insoluble isoenzyme CWINV6 isoform X1, with the protein product MEISATLVLVLLALFTFLQNVANGFDSWPHTNTINPFKYRVPENPPYRTSYHFQPPQNWMNDPNGPMYYKGVYHLFYQHNPSAATFGDGIVWGHSVSYDLINWIHLNNAIEPSEAYDIISCWSGSATILLDGKPVIMYTGIDHNRHQVQNLAMPKNLSDPFLREWVKHTQNPVIIPSEVAEVDNFRDPSTAWHGKDGKWRIIIGAQKGDQGRAILYQSEDFVNWKLEDANPFYATDNTGVCECPDFYPVSINGTNGVDSSVESSSVRHVAKVGYLRMAHDYYFVGKYLSDEERFIADAKFTGTSLDLRYDYGKFYASKSFFDYAKNRRILWGWVNESDSEKDDIDKGWAGVQSIPRQVWLDNKSGNRLVQWPIEEVEKLRSKNISINGEKLGGGSILEVSGITASQADIEVLFEIPELENAESFDLSGVDPQLLCSNAPRSGIIGPFGLLALASKDLREHTAISFRVYKTSNKYVGLMCSDQSRSSLQNGLDKTTYGTFFDVDSNPRTISLRSLIDHSIIESFGEGGRVCMSSRVYPKLATGNEAHLYVFNNGTMSILISKLNAWCMKEAEIGHVKNMSYKTC
- the LOC107606310 gene encoding beta-fructofuranosidase, insoluble isoenzyme CWINV6 isoform X3, which translates into the protein MEISATLVLVLLALFTFLQNVANGFDSWPHTNTINPFKYRVPENPPYRTSYHFQPPQNWMNDPNGPMYYKGVYHLFYQHNPSAATFGDGIVWGHSVSYDLINWIHLNNAIEPSEAYDIISCWSGSATILLDGKPVIMYTGIDHNRHQVQNLAMPKNLSDPFLREWVKHTQNPVIIPSEVAEVDNFRDPSTAWHGKDGKWRIIIGAQKGDQGRAILYQSEDFVNWKLEDANPFYATDNTGVCECPDFYPVSINGTNGVDSSVESSSVRHVAKVGYLRMAHDYYFVGKYLSDEERFIADAKFTGTSLDLRYDYGKFYASKSFFDYAKNRRILWGWVNESDSEKDDIDKGWAGVQSIPRQVWLDNKSGNRLVQWPIEEVEKLRSKNISINGEKLGGGSILEVSGITASQIDHSIIESFGEGGRVCMSSRVYPKLATGNEAHLYVFNNGTMSILISKLNAWCMKEAEIGHVKNMSYKTC